A genomic segment from Cuculus canorus isolate bCucCan1 chromosome 18, bCucCan1.pri, whole genome shotgun sequence encodes:
- the LLGL2 gene encoding LLGL scribble cell polarity complex component 2 isoform X4 — protein sequence MRRFLRPGHDPVRERLKRDLFQFNKTVEHGFPHQPSALGYSPFLCLMAIGTRSGAIKLYGAPGVEFMGLHEENNTVMQIHFIPNQCQLVTLLDDNSLHLWSLKEHSGASELREEHRFTLKGPPGSPPSATQITAVLPHSSREILYLGTESGSIFVVELPSFRVLEDRTITSEAVLQWVPEDSCNRRSCELVEALREHPKNPDQILIGYSRGLIVLWDLQTRKATHNFLGSQQVENLYWQRDGSKFVSCHYDGSYTQWPVSSDNRQPEPLENLVPYGPFPCKAISKIYWQTTKNGLPYIIFQGGMPRASYGDRHSITVIHGSQQTAFDFTSRVIDFFIIFSSEPAAEFDDPSAMVVLAEEELVVIDLRTAGWPVVQPPYLASLHCSAITCSHHVSNIPLKLWERIISTGSKQNVHYSNMPWPIDGGTNVAPDPPQRDLLLTGHEDGTVRFWDASGVCLHLLYKLSTVRVFLTDADPNDNMNTLGEDEWPPLRKVGTFDPYSDDPRLGIQKIYLCKYSGYLAVAGTAGQVLVMELNDEDAEHVVDHAEADLLQDQEGYRWKGHEKLKTRDGPVRFEAGFQPFVLIQCQPPAVVTSLALHSEWKLVAFGTSHGFGLFDHQQKRLVFVKCTLHPSDQLALEGPLSRVKSLKKSLRQSFRRIRRSRVSSRKRRGVSGNASEVQEANAKFDQDTLQEMELAPVQRKIEARSAEDSFTGFVRTLYFADTFLRDSSRHCPSLWAGTNGGTVYAFCLRVPPAERRMDEPVRAEQAKEIQLMHRAPVVGILVLDGRGTPLPEPLEVAHDLSKSPDMQGSHQLLVVSEEQFKVFTLPKVSSKLKLKLTALEGCRVRKVTVANFGSCKTDDYSENDLAVLTNLGDIQIISLPLLKLQIRYPCIRKEDVSGIASCVFTKYGQGFYLISPSEFERFSLSTKWLVEPRCVVGMPEVTSNNHMHNKSGLENAARKSRGSGRVSGDCGEDERKAGRLMEHALLNDEKVLKEIQSTLEGGRRSYAERNLARSPLGHGLSNGGD from the exons ACTGTGGAACATGGATTTCCCCACCAACCCAGTGCGCTGGGCTATAGCCCATTCCTCTGCCTCATGGCCATCGGGACACGATCAGGAGCCATCAAACT ATATGGTGCTCCTGGGGTGGAGTTCATGGGtttacatgaagaaaacaatacTGTAATGCAGATTCACTTTATACCCAACCAG TGCCAGCTGGTGACGTTGCTAGATGATAACAGCTTGCATCTCTGGAGCCTGAAGGAGCACAGCGGAGCATCGGAGCTGCGGGAGGAGCACCGCTTCACGCTGAAAGGGCCACCGGG GTCTCCGCCGAGTGCCACGCAGATAACGGCTGTCCTTCCCCATTCCTCACGGGAAATCCTGTACCTGGGCACCGAGAGCGGCAGCATCTTTGTTGTGGAGCTTCCATCATTCAGGGTGCTGGAGGACAGGACCATAACCTCCGAGGCTGTGCTGCAGTG GGTCCCGGAAGATTCTTGCAACAGGCGTTCATGTGAACTGGTAGAAGCCCTTCGGGAGCATCCGAAGAACCCTGACCAGATCCTGATTGGATACAGCAGGGGCTTGATTGTCCTCTGGGACCTGCAGACCAGAAAAGCGACGCACAATTTCCTGGGCAGCCAG CAAGTGGAGAACCTATACTGGCAGAGGGACGGCAGTAAATTTGTTAGTTGTCACTATGATGGGAGTTACACCCAGTGGCCAGTATCCAGTGACAACAGGCAGCCCGAGCCTCTGGAAAACCTTGTGCCTTATG GTCCTTTTCCTTGCAAGGCCATCTCCAAGATCTACTGGCAGACAACAAAAAATGG GCTTCCTTACATTATATTCCAAGGCGGGATGCCGCGGGCTAGCTATGGTGACCGCCACAGTATCACTGTTATCCACGGCAGCCAGCAAACGGCCTTTGACTTCACATCGCGAGTAATAGACTTCTTTATCATCTTCAGCTCGGAGCCTGCTGCAG AGTTTGATGACCCCTCTGCAATGGTGGTGCTGGCAGAAGAAGAGCTGGTCGTTATAGACCTGAGAACGGCAGGCTGGCCGGTGGTCCAGCCCCCGTACCTGGCTTCTCTCCACTGTTCAGCCATCACCTGCTCTCACCACGTCTCCAACATCCCACTGAAGCTCTGGGAGAGGATTATCAGCACTGGGAGCAAGCAGAACGTTCACTACTCCAATATG CCATGGCCCATCGATGGTGGCACAAACGTAGCTCCAGATCCTCCACAGAGGGACTTGCTTCTGACAGG GCATGAGGATGGCACCGTGCGGTTTTGGGATGCGTCTGGTGTTTGCTTACACCTCCTCTATAAGCTCAGCACAGTGAGAGTGTTTCTTACGGATGCTGACCCCAATGACAATATGAACACCCTGGGTGAGGACGAGTGGCCTCCACTTCGCAAG GTTGGCACCTTCGACCCTTACAGTGATGATCCTAGACTTGGGATCCAGAAGATCTACCTGTGTAAATACAGCGGATACTTGGCTGTAGCTGGTACAGCAGGACAG GTACTGGTGATGGAGCTGAATGATGAAGATGCAGAACATGTTGTGGACCATGCTGAAGCAGATCTCCTGCAGGACCAAGAGGGCTATCGATGGAAAGGTCACGAGAAACTAAAGACTCGAGATGGACCTGTTCGATTTGAAGCTGGTTTTCAGCCGTTTGTCCTCATCCAGTGTCAACCACCAGCTGTGGTCACCTCATTGGCCCTTCACTCGGAATGGAAGCTTGTGGCCTTTGGTACCAGTCATGGTTTTGGACTTTTTGACCACCAGCAGAAACGACTGGTCTTTGTCAA ATGTACGCTGCATCCCAGTGACCAGCTGGCCTTAGAAGGCCCACTGTCTCGAGTGAAGTCCTTGAAGAAGTCCCTCCGTCAGTCATTCAGGCGGATCAGACGAAGTCGGGTGTCCAGTAGGAAGCGAAGAGGAGTTAGTGGAAATGCCTCGGAG GTGCAAGAAGCAAATGCCAAATTTGACCAGGACACATTGCAGGAGATGGAACTGGCTCCAGTCCAGCGAAAGATTGAAGCCCGGTCTGCAGAAGACTCTTTCACTGGCTTTGTGCGCACCTTGTATTTTGCTGATACCTTCTTGAGAGACA GCTCCCGCCACTGCCCGTCCCTGTGGGCAGGCACCAACGGAGGTACAGTCTACGCCTTCTGTTTACGTGTTCctccagcagagagaaggatggaTGAACCTGTCAGGGCAGAGCAGG CCAAAGAGATTCAGCTGATGCACAGGGCTCCTGTTGTGGGTATACTGGTCCTGGACGGACGCGGTACCCCCCTCCCAGAGCCTCTAGAAGTAGCACATGACCTTTCCAAGAGTCCCGATATGCAGGGCAGCCATCAACTGCTGGTGGTGTCTGAAGAGCAGTTTAAA GTATTCACACTACCTAAGGTCAGCTCTAAGCTGAAGCTCAAGCTGACTGCCCTGGAAGGCTGCAGGGTACGAAAGGTGACGGTTGCAAACTTTGGCAGTTGCAAGACTGACGACTACAGTGAAAATGACCTGGCTGTCCTGACCAACCTGGGAGACATTCAGATCATCTCTCTACCCCTCCTCAAGTTACAGATCCGCTATCCCTGCATCCGCAAAGAGGATGTGAGTGGCATCGCATCCTGTGTCTTCACCAAGTATGGCCAAG GTTTCTATCTGATCTCCCCGTCGGAGTTTGAGAGGTTTTCCCTTTCCACCAAATGGCTGGTGGAGCCCCGGTGCGTGGTGGGCATGCCTGAAGTTACAAGCAACAACCACATGCACAACAAGTCTGGCCTGGAAAACGCTGCAAGGAAATCCAG gGGATCAGGAAGGGTTTCGGGTGACTGTGGAGAAGATG AAAGGAAGGCTGGGAGGCTGATGGAACATGCCTTACTCAATGATGAAA aagtCCTG
- the LLGL2 gene encoding LLGL scribble cell polarity complex component 2 isoform X1, whose protein sequence is MRRFLRPGHDPVRERLKRDLFQFNKTVEHGFPHQPSALGYSPFLCLMAIGTRSGAIKLYGAPGVEFMGLHEENNTVMQIHFIPNQCQLVTLLDDNSLHLWSLKEHSGASELREEHRFTLKGPPGSPPSATQITAVLPHSSREILYLGTESGSIFVVELPSFRVLEDRTITSEAVLQWVPEDSCNRRSCELVEALREHPKNPDQILIGYSRGLIVLWDLQTRKATHNFLGSQQVENLYWQRDGSKFVSCHYDGSYTQWPVSSDNRQPEPLENLVPYGPFPCKAISKIYWQTTKNGLPYIIFQGGMPRASYGDRHSITVIHGSQQTAFDFTSRVIDFFIIFSSEPAAEFDDPSAMVVLAEEELVVIDLRTAGWPVVQPPYLASLHCSAITCSHHVSNIPLKLWERIISTGSKQNVHYSNMPWPIDGGTNVAPDPPQRDLLLTGHEDGTVRFWDASGVCLHLLYKLSTVRVFLTDADPNDNMNTLGEDEWPPLRKVGTFDPYSDDPRLGIQKIYLCKYSGYLAVAGTAGQVLVMELNDEDAEHVVDHAEADLLQDQEGYRWKGHEKLKTRDGPVRFEAGFQPFVLIQCQPPAVVTSLALHSEWKLVAFGTSHGFGLFDHQQKRLVFVKCTLHPSDQLALEGPLSRVKSLKKSLRQSFRRIRRSRVSSRKRRGVSGNASEVQEANAKFDQDTLQEMELAPVQRKIEARSAEDSFTGFVRTLYFADTFLRDSSRHCPSLWAGTNGGTVYAFCLRVPPAERRMDEPVRAEQAKEIQLMHRAPVVGILVLDGRGTPLPEPLEVAHDLSKSPDMQGSHQLLVVSEEQFKVFTLPKVSSKLKLKLTALEGCRVRKVTVANFGSCKTDDYSENDLAVLTNLGDIQIISLPLLKLQIRYPCIRKEDVSGIASCVFTKYGQGFYLISPSEFERFSLSTKWLVEPRCVVGMPEVTSNNHMHNKSGLENAARKSRGSGRVSGDCGEDERKAGRLMEHALLNDEKVLKEIQSTLEGGRSRRDPIPTSQRNRTLSIRIQELCRKKFGKKSIRTWTK, encoded by the exons ACTGTGGAACATGGATTTCCCCACCAACCCAGTGCGCTGGGCTATAGCCCATTCCTCTGCCTCATGGCCATCGGGACACGATCAGGAGCCATCAAACT ATATGGTGCTCCTGGGGTGGAGTTCATGGGtttacatgaagaaaacaatacTGTAATGCAGATTCACTTTATACCCAACCAG TGCCAGCTGGTGACGTTGCTAGATGATAACAGCTTGCATCTCTGGAGCCTGAAGGAGCACAGCGGAGCATCGGAGCTGCGGGAGGAGCACCGCTTCACGCTGAAAGGGCCACCGGG GTCTCCGCCGAGTGCCACGCAGATAACGGCTGTCCTTCCCCATTCCTCACGGGAAATCCTGTACCTGGGCACCGAGAGCGGCAGCATCTTTGTTGTGGAGCTTCCATCATTCAGGGTGCTGGAGGACAGGACCATAACCTCCGAGGCTGTGCTGCAGTG GGTCCCGGAAGATTCTTGCAACAGGCGTTCATGTGAACTGGTAGAAGCCCTTCGGGAGCATCCGAAGAACCCTGACCAGATCCTGATTGGATACAGCAGGGGCTTGATTGTCCTCTGGGACCTGCAGACCAGAAAAGCGACGCACAATTTCCTGGGCAGCCAG CAAGTGGAGAACCTATACTGGCAGAGGGACGGCAGTAAATTTGTTAGTTGTCACTATGATGGGAGTTACACCCAGTGGCCAGTATCCAGTGACAACAGGCAGCCCGAGCCTCTGGAAAACCTTGTGCCTTATG GTCCTTTTCCTTGCAAGGCCATCTCCAAGATCTACTGGCAGACAACAAAAAATGG GCTTCCTTACATTATATTCCAAGGCGGGATGCCGCGGGCTAGCTATGGTGACCGCCACAGTATCACTGTTATCCACGGCAGCCAGCAAACGGCCTTTGACTTCACATCGCGAGTAATAGACTTCTTTATCATCTTCAGCTCGGAGCCTGCTGCAG AGTTTGATGACCCCTCTGCAATGGTGGTGCTGGCAGAAGAAGAGCTGGTCGTTATAGACCTGAGAACGGCAGGCTGGCCGGTGGTCCAGCCCCCGTACCTGGCTTCTCTCCACTGTTCAGCCATCACCTGCTCTCACCACGTCTCCAACATCCCACTGAAGCTCTGGGAGAGGATTATCAGCACTGGGAGCAAGCAGAACGTTCACTACTCCAATATG CCATGGCCCATCGATGGTGGCACAAACGTAGCTCCAGATCCTCCACAGAGGGACTTGCTTCTGACAGG GCATGAGGATGGCACCGTGCGGTTTTGGGATGCGTCTGGTGTTTGCTTACACCTCCTCTATAAGCTCAGCACAGTGAGAGTGTTTCTTACGGATGCTGACCCCAATGACAATATGAACACCCTGGGTGAGGACGAGTGGCCTCCACTTCGCAAG GTTGGCACCTTCGACCCTTACAGTGATGATCCTAGACTTGGGATCCAGAAGATCTACCTGTGTAAATACAGCGGATACTTGGCTGTAGCTGGTACAGCAGGACAG GTACTGGTGATGGAGCTGAATGATGAAGATGCAGAACATGTTGTGGACCATGCTGAAGCAGATCTCCTGCAGGACCAAGAGGGCTATCGATGGAAAGGTCACGAGAAACTAAAGACTCGAGATGGACCTGTTCGATTTGAAGCTGGTTTTCAGCCGTTTGTCCTCATCCAGTGTCAACCACCAGCTGTGGTCACCTCATTGGCCCTTCACTCGGAATGGAAGCTTGTGGCCTTTGGTACCAGTCATGGTTTTGGACTTTTTGACCACCAGCAGAAACGACTGGTCTTTGTCAA ATGTACGCTGCATCCCAGTGACCAGCTGGCCTTAGAAGGCCCACTGTCTCGAGTGAAGTCCTTGAAGAAGTCCCTCCGTCAGTCATTCAGGCGGATCAGACGAAGTCGGGTGTCCAGTAGGAAGCGAAGAGGAGTTAGTGGAAATGCCTCGGAG GTGCAAGAAGCAAATGCCAAATTTGACCAGGACACATTGCAGGAGATGGAACTGGCTCCAGTCCAGCGAAAGATTGAAGCCCGGTCTGCAGAAGACTCTTTCACTGGCTTTGTGCGCACCTTGTATTTTGCTGATACCTTCTTGAGAGACA GCTCCCGCCACTGCCCGTCCCTGTGGGCAGGCACCAACGGAGGTACAGTCTACGCCTTCTGTTTACGTGTTCctccagcagagagaaggatggaTGAACCTGTCAGGGCAGAGCAGG CCAAAGAGATTCAGCTGATGCACAGGGCTCCTGTTGTGGGTATACTGGTCCTGGACGGACGCGGTACCCCCCTCCCAGAGCCTCTAGAAGTAGCACATGACCTTTCCAAGAGTCCCGATATGCAGGGCAGCCATCAACTGCTGGTGGTGTCTGAAGAGCAGTTTAAA GTATTCACACTACCTAAGGTCAGCTCTAAGCTGAAGCTCAAGCTGACTGCCCTGGAAGGCTGCAGGGTACGAAAGGTGACGGTTGCAAACTTTGGCAGTTGCAAGACTGACGACTACAGTGAAAATGACCTGGCTGTCCTGACCAACCTGGGAGACATTCAGATCATCTCTCTACCCCTCCTCAAGTTACAGATCCGCTATCCCTGCATCCGCAAAGAGGATGTGAGTGGCATCGCATCCTGTGTCTTCACCAAGTATGGCCAAG GTTTCTATCTGATCTCCCCGTCGGAGTTTGAGAGGTTTTCCCTTTCCACCAAATGGCTGGTGGAGCCCCGGTGCGTGGTGGGCATGCCTGAAGTTACAAGCAACAACCACATGCACAACAAGTCTGGCCTGGAAAACGCTGCAAGGAAATCCAG gGGATCAGGAAGGGTTTCGGGTGACTGTGGAGAAGATG AAAGGAAGGCTGGGAGGCTGATGGAACATGCCTTACTCAATGATGAAA aagtCCTG
- the LLGL2 gene encoding LLGL scribble cell polarity complex component 2 isoform X5, which produces MRRFLRPGHDPVRERLKRDLFQFNKTVEHGFPHQPSALGYSPFLCLMAIGTRSGAIKLYGAPGVEFMGLHEENNTVMQIHFIPNQCQLVTLLDDNSLHLWSLKEHSGASELREEHRFTLKGPPGSPPSATQITAVLPHSSREILYLGTESGSIFVVELPSFRVLEDRTITSEAVLQWVPEDSCNRRSCELVEALREHPKNPDQILIGYSRGLIVLWDLQTRKATHNFLGSQQVENLYWQRDGSKFVSCHYDGSYTQWPVSSDNRQPEPLENLVPYGPFPCKAISKIYWQTTKNGLPYIIFQGGMPRASYGDRHSITVIHGSQQTAFDFTSRVIDFFIIFSSEPAAEFDDPSAMVVLAEEELVVIDLRTAGWPVVQPPYLASLHCSAITCSHHVSNIPLKLWERIISTGSKQNVHYSNMPWPIDGGTNVAPDPPQRDLLLTGHEDGTVRFWDASGVCLHLLYKLSTVRVFLTDADPNDNMNTLGEDEWPPLRKVGTFDPYSDDPRLGIQKIYLCKYSGYLAVAGTAGQVLVMELNDEDAEHVVDHAEADLLQDQEGYRWKGHEKLKTRDGPVRFEAGFQPFVLIQCQPPAVVTSLALHSEWKLVAFGTSHGFGLFDHQQKRLVFVKCTLHPSDQLALEGPLSRVKSLKKSLRQSFRRIRRSRVSSRKRRGVSGNASEVQEANAKFDQDTLQEMELAPVQRKIEARSAEDSFTGFVRTLYFADTFLRDSSRHCPSLWAGTNGGTVYAFCLRVPPAERRMDEPVRAEQAKEIQLMHRAPVVGILVLDGRGTPLPEPLEVAHDLSKSPDMQGSHQLLVVSEEQFKVFTLPKVSSKLKLKLTALEGCRVRKVTVANFGSCKTDDYSENDLAVLTNLGDIQIISLPLLKLQIRYPCIRKEDVSGIASCVFTKYGQGFYLISPSEFERFSLSTKWLVEPRCVVGMPEVTSNNHMHNKSGLENAARKSRGSGRVSGDCGEDEVLKEIQSTLEGGRSRRDPIPTSQRNRTLSIRIQELCRKKFGKKSIRTWTK; this is translated from the exons ACTGTGGAACATGGATTTCCCCACCAACCCAGTGCGCTGGGCTATAGCCCATTCCTCTGCCTCATGGCCATCGGGACACGATCAGGAGCCATCAAACT ATATGGTGCTCCTGGGGTGGAGTTCATGGGtttacatgaagaaaacaatacTGTAATGCAGATTCACTTTATACCCAACCAG TGCCAGCTGGTGACGTTGCTAGATGATAACAGCTTGCATCTCTGGAGCCTGAAGGAGCACAGCGGAGCATCGGAGCTGCGGGAGGAGCACCGCTTCACGCTGAAAGGGCCACCGGG GTCTCCGCCGAGTGCCACGCAGATAACGGCTGTCCTTCCCCATTCCTCACGGGAAATCCTGTACCTGGGCACCGAGAGCGGCAGCATCTTTGTTGTGGAGCTTCCATCATTCAGGGTGCTGGAGGACAGGACCATAACCTCCGAGGCTGTGCTGCAGTG GGTCCCGGAAGATTCTTGCAACAGGCGTTCATGTGAACTGGTAGAAGCCCTTCGGGAGCATCCGAAGAACCCTGACCAGATCCTGATTGGATACAGCAGGGGCTTGATTGTCCTCTGGGACCTGCAGACCAGAAAAGCGACGCACAATTTCCTGGGCAGCCAG CAAGTGGAGAACCTATACTGGCAGAGGGACGGCAGTAAATTTGTTAGTTGTCACTATGATGGGAGTTACACCCAGTGGCCAGTATCCAGTGACAACAGGCAGCCCGAGCCTCTGGAAAACCTTGTGCCTTATG GTCCTTTTCCTTGCAAGGCCATCTCCAAGATCTACTGGCAGACAACAAAAAATGG GCTTCCTTACATTATATTCCAAGGCGGGATGCCGCGGGCTAGCTATGGTGACCGCCACAGTATCACTGTTATCCACGGCAGCCAGCAAACGGCCTTTGACTTCACATCGCGAGTAATAGACTTCTTTATCATCTTCAGCTCGGAGCCTGCTGCAG AGTTTGATGACCCCTCTGCAATGGTGGTGCTGGCAGAAGAAGAGCTGGTCGTTATAGACCTGAGAACGGCAGGCTGGCCGGTGGTCCAGCCCCCGTACCTGGCTTCTCTCCACTGTTCAGCCATCACCTGCTCTCACCACGTCTCCAACATCCCACTGAAGCTCTGGGAGAGGATTATCAGCACTGGGAGCAAGCAGAACGTTCACTACTCCAATATG CCATGGCCCATCGATGGTGGCACAAACGTAGCTCCAGATCCTCCACAGAGGGACTTGCTTCTGACAGG GCATGAGGATGGCACCGTGCGGTTTTGGGATGCGTCTGGTGTTTGCTTACACCTCCTCTATAAGCTCAGCACAGTGAGAGTGTTTCTTACGGATGCTGACCCCAATGACAATATGAACACCCTGGGTGAGGACGAGTGGCCTCCACTTCGCAAG GTTGGCACCTTCGACCCTTACAGTGATGATCCTAGACTTGGGATCCAGAAGATCTACCTGTGTAAATACAGCGGATACTTGGCTGTAGCTGGTACAGCAGGACAG GTACTGGTGATGGAGCTGAATGATGAAGATGCAGAACATGTTGTGGACCATGCTGAAGCAGATCTCCTGCAGGACCAAGAGGGCTATCGATGGAAAGGTCACGAGAAACTAAAGACTCGAGATGGACCTGTTCGATTTGAAGCTGGTTTTCAGCCGTTTGTCCTCATCCAGTGTCAACCACCAGCTGTGGTCACCTCATTGGCCCTTCACTCGGAATGGAAGCTTGTGGCCTTTGGTACCAGTCATGGTTTTGGACTTTTTGACCACCAGCAGAAACGACTGGTCTTTGTCAA ATGTACGCTGCATCCCAGTGACCAGCTGGCCTTAGAAGGCCCACTGTCTCGAGTGAAGTCCTTGAAGAAGTCCCTCCGTCAGTCATTCAGGCGGATCAGACGAAGTCGGGTGTCCAGTAGGAAGCGAAGAGGAGTTAGTGGAAATGCCTCGGAG GTGCAAGAAGCAAATGCCAAATTTGACCAGGACACATTGCAGGAGATGGAACTGGCTCCAGTCCAGCGAAAGATTGAAGCCCGGTCTGCAGAAGACTCTTTCACTGGCTTTGTGCGCACCTTGTATTTTGCTGATACCTTCTTGAGAGACA GCTCCCGCCACTGCCCGTCCCTGTGGGCAGGCACCAACGGAGGTACAGTCTACGCCTTCTGTTTACGTGTTCctccagcagagagaaggatggaTGAACCTGTCAGGGCAGAGCAGG CCAAAGAGATTCAGCTGATGCACAGGGCTCCTGTTGTGGGTATACTGGTCCTGGACGGACGCGGTACCCCCCTCCCAGAGCCTCTAGAAGTAGCACATGACCTTTCCAAGAGTCCCGATATGCAGGGCAGCCATCAACTGCTGGTGGTGTCTGAAGAGCAGTTTAAA GTATTCACACTACCTAAGGTCAGCTCTAAGCTGAAGCTCAAGCTGACTGCCCTGGAAGGCTGCAGGGTACGAAAGGTGACGGTTGCAAACTTTGGCAGTTGCAAGACTGACGACTACAGTGAAAATGACCTGGCTGTCCTGACCAACCTGGGAGACATTCAGATCATCTCTCTACCCCTCCTCAAGTTACAGATCCGCTATCCCTGCATCCGCAAAGAGGATGTGAGTGGCATCGCATCCTGTGTCTTCACCAAGTATGGCCAAG GTTTCTATCTGATCTCCCCGTCGGAGTTTGAGAGGTTTTCCCTTTCCACCAAATGGCTGGTGGAGCCCCGGTGCGTGGTGGGCATGCCTGAAGTTACAAGCAACAACCACATGCACAACAAGTCTGGCCTGGAAAACGCTGCAAGGAAATCCAG gGGATCAGGAAGGGTTTCGGGTGACTGTGGAGAAGATG aagtCCTG